CTCGGGCAACTGGAAGAAATCGTACGAATGCTGCGAGCGCCATTCCTCGAAGGCGGCGCGGTCGAGGATCGTCGAGTAGGCGAAGTACAGCCGGGAGACGGAGGAATCCGCGGCATTCCGCGCCTTCATGACCTGATCGTAGTGAGAGTCCATTCCGCGTCCCTTACGACAAAAGACCGAGGGGCGGGAAGGCTATCGGCGCTTCTCTCGGCCCCCGCCCGGCTCATCCCGGAACGCCGCCAGCACGCCCCCCACGTCCAGCCGCGCCGTCTTGATGAACAAGCGGATGGCCTTTTCCACGTGCGCCGCGAGCGTGGCCATCTTCTCCAGGCGCTGGAGGCGCTCGGCCGGCACCCCCCCGACGTTCTGCGCCAGCCGCCGTGCCTCCGCCAGATCCGCGCGAATGCGCGAGACGAAGCCCACTTCACGCTCGGCGATGACGTGCGTCACCATGCGCACCAGATCCGTTTCCGCCTCGTAGCGCCAGACGGTGTCACTGGGGGGCCTGACGCGCATGACCACGCCCCAGCGCTCCAGATCCCTCAGGAGCATGGAGACGCCTCCCTTGGACAGATCCAGCTCGCGTTCGATCTCGCCGGCCGTAAGCGGCTCGCCCCGCAGGTAGAGCAGCGCCCACATCCGCCCCTGGTTGCGCTTGAACCCCCAGAACTCGATGACGTTGCCCACGGCCTCAATTGCCAGGGCCTCCCATGGGGCCAACGCACTGGGGCCTGAGACAGCAACGGGAACGGCCCCTGGACTCCCCCCAGTCCACAGATACCCCTTCATGCAACCTTGCTCCGAACTTGGTCTGTGATGCCACTGGACAGCTTGCGCGCCCAGCTCGCCAGCTCCGCACCGCCGGCCGAGTCCACGAAGGACCCCAGGTAGCCGAGCGCCGCGTCGATCTCGACGTTCATCTGGGCCAGCGACTGCTCCACGGCACCACACGCGATGATGGAGGCGCCGATCTCCTTGATGCGATCCGGAGTGATGGACGAGAAGGCCCATGCCTCCTTGAGCTTGCGCCGCAGGCTGTCGTCCTTCTCCACCGCCAGGAGGATGGGCATGGAGGGCGTGCGCGACTGCAAGTCCGCGTACTGTGGCTTGCCCACGTCGGTCCCGAGGACATCCCGGATGTCGTCGGCGATCTGGAAGGCCACGCCCAGGTGGCGGCCAAACCCATCGAAGCGCTTCGCGGCTTCCGACTGATTCGCCAGCGTGGCGACGGCACGGCCACACCACCCAAAGAGCGAGCCCGTCTTGCCCTCGGCGATGTAGCGCAGCCGCGGCAGGGGCAGCTCCATCCCCCCGCGGGCTTCCACCTCGGTGATGGCCGCGCGGGTCATCTCGGAGACCACCGACAGGGCGCTCCGGGAGAGGCGCTCGTCCAGCTGCGCCAGCCGCAGCAGCGTGGTGGAGAGGATGAGGTCTCCGCTCATCACCGCGACGATGTTGCCCCAGCGGGCGTTCACCGTGGGGCGGCCTCGGCGGAACATGCCGGCGTCCACCACGTCATCATGCAGGAGGCTGGCGGAGTGGATGAGCTCGGCCGAGACGGCCACGTCCACGAGCACCTCGGAGGACATCGCCACCGCGTCACCAAAGAGGCTCAC
This genomic window from Stigmatella ashevillena contains:
- a CDS encoding GbsR/MarR family transcriptional regulator, which gives rise to MKGYLWTGGSPGAVPVAVSGPSALAPWEALAIEAVGNVIEFWGFKRNQGRMWALLYLRGEPLTAGEIERELDLSKGGVSMLLRDLERWGVVMRVRPPSDTVWRYEAETDLVRMVTHVIAEREVGFVSRIRADLAEARRLAQNVGGVPAERLQRLEKMATLAAHVEKAIRLFIKTARLDVGGVLAAFRDEPGGGREKRR
- a CDS encoding polyprenyl synthetase family protein, translating into MDTAGKLSDFLGIVEQKLGAVLVDGDAGPGVMGDTLMEAARHLCLGSGSKRARPMLVSLFGDAVAMSSEVLVDVAVSAELIHSASLLHDDVVDAGMFRRGRPTVNARWGNIVAVMSGDLILSTTLLRLAQLDERLSRSALSVVSEMTRAAITEVEARGGMELPLPRLRYIAEGKTGSLFGWCGRAVATLANQSEAAKRFDGFGRHLGVAFQIADDIRDVLGTDVGKPQYADLQSRTPSMPILLAVEKDDSLRRKLKEAWAFSSITPDRIKEIGASIIACGAVEQSLAQMNVEIDAALGYLGSFVDSAGGAELASWARKLSSGITDQVRSKVA